In the genome of Montipora foliosa isolate CH-2021 chromosome 3, ASM3666993v2, whole genome shotgun sequence, one region contains:
- the LOC137995526 gene encoding uncharacterized protein: MKETVTKEYKRRIRKILETKLNGGNLVKATNTWAIPLLRYSAASLDWRKSELQDLDRKTRKLLTMHNGLHPKSNVDRIYIPREEGGRGLISVEDCVESATLGLERYINDSDERLIKAAKKISGGHNNETAVDYKIRKKNERKEQWREKVMHGQFVRQTEEILGNESWFWLKKGSVKRETESLIMAAQEQALATNLMKARIYQTQEDSKCRMCRKVDESINHIE, encoded by the coding sequence AAACGAAACTTAATGGGGGTAACCTTGTCAAAGCTACTAACACGTGGGCTATTCCTCTCCTGAGATATTCTGCTGCATCCCTGGACTGGAGAAAGTCAGAGTTACAAGATCTAGATAGAAAGACCAGAAAATTACTTACCATGCATAATGGTCTCCATCCAAAGAGTAATGTCGATCGTATCTACATACCGAGAGAAGAAGGTGGACGAGGTCTGATTAGTGTTGAAGACTGTGTAGAATCTGCTACCTTGGGGTTGGAGAGATATATCAATGATAGTGATGAAAGACTGATAAAGGCCGCTAAAAAGATCAGCGGTGGTCATAATAATGAAACAGCGGTGGATTATaagatacgtaagaaaaatgaaagaaaggaacagtGGAGGGAAAAGGTTATGCACGGACAATTTGTACGACAGACGGAAGAAATATTAGGGAATGAATCCTGGTTTTGGTTAAAGAAAGGAAGTGTAAAAAGGGAGACTGAGAGTCTTATTATGGCAGCACAAGAACAGGCGCTTGCAACGAATCTGATGAAAGCTAGAATATATCAAACTCAAGAGGACAGTAAATGCCGAATGTGTAGAAAGGTGGATGAAAGCATAAATCATATTGAGTGA